CGACGGCCAGACCCGGTCGATGGCCGCGTTCACGGCGGCCCCCACCAGCACCGCGAAGGCCGAGATGCCGATCCACAGGAGCACCGCCACGGGGGCCGCCAGCGAGCCGTAGATCGTCGGGCCCTCCACCGTGTTGGTGAGGTAGATCCGCAGCAGGAAGGAGCCCAGCACCCACATCGCCAGGGCCACCAGCGCGCCCGGCACGTCCTCGATCCACGGCGAGCGCACCGGCACCGACACGTGGTAGAGGGTCGTCAGGAAGACGATGGACAGCAGGGTGACGGTCGGCCAGTAGAGGACCGCGATCACGTCGGTGCCCCAGGGCACGAGCCGCACCACGGCGTCCGGCCCCACCACCATCAGCGGCAGCACGATGGCCCCGATCAGCAGGGCGATGATGTACAGCAGGAAGGCCAGCAGCCGGGTCTTGACGATGCCGCGGTGCCCGTCGAGGCCGTACATGACGGTGATGGTGTCGATGAAGACGTTCACGGCGCGCGAGCCCGACCACAGGGCGAAGGCGAAACCGAGCGAGATGAGGTCCGGTCGGCCCCGCCCGGTGACGTCGTCCAGCATCGGTCGCGCGATCTCGTTGACGCCCCGGTCGGAGAGGATGGTGCCGACCGCGCGCAGGATGTTCTCCTCGATGCTCTGCACCGACTCGGTGTTCGTCCAGCCGTCCACGTAGCCGAGCAGGCCCAGCAGGCCGAGGAAGAGCGGCGGCAGCGAGAGCAGGGTGAAGAAGGCCGCCTCGGCCGCGAGCCCCAGGATCCGATACTCGATGCACGAGTTGACGGTGTCCTTCAGGAGCAGCCAGCCCATCTTCCGCTTCGACACGTTGCGGTAGAGGGCGCGGGCCCGGTGGAGCCGTCCTGGACGTCCCGGGATCCGCTCGAAGCTTTCTTTTGCTGGCTGCACGTCCTTACGGTATCGGCATGGCAGCCACCACCCACACAGTCACCAATCAGGCCCCGCCCCTCGTGGGCCACGACGTCTACGGCGGCGACCGGGCCCTCACCGAGGGCGTCGAGCGTCACCTCGCCTCCGCGGAGCCCGAACTCCTCGGCGAGGCAAGGGAAGAGCTCACCGCGCTCGGGCGGGCCGCCGGTTCGGCGCAGGCCCAGGAGTGGGGTGTCCAGGCGAACGAGAATCCGCCGAAGCTCCGCACACACGACCGGTACGGGAACCGGATCGACGAGGTGGAGTTCCACCCGGCATGGCACCGGCTCCTCGGGCACGCCGTGACCTCGGGGCTGACCGATGCCTGGGGGCGCCCGGCCGGGCATCTGCGCCGCGCCGCCGGGTTCTTCGTGTGGTCGCAGGCCGAGGCGGGGCACGGCTGCCCGATCTCGATGACGCACGCCGCCGTGCCGGCGCTGCGGACCGACCCGGAGCTGGCCGCGGAATGGGAGCCGCGGCTGACCTCGCACGTGTACGAGGAGGGGCTGCGGCCGCCCGCGCAGAAGGGCGGGGTGCTCTTCGGCATGGGGATGACGGAGAAGCAGGGCGGCAGCGACGTACGGGCGAACACGACGAGGGCGACGGCGCTGGACGCGTCCGGCGAGTACCTGCTGACCGGGCACAAGTGGTTCTGTTCGGCGCCGATGTCCGACGGGTTCCTGGTGCTGGCGCAGGCGGCCCCCTCCGGGAAGGACAGCCTGACCTGCTTCTTGGTGCCGCGGGTGCTGCCGGACGGCACGCGCAACGTGTTCGCGATCCAGCGGCTGAAGGACAAGCTGGGCAACAAGTCGAACGCGTCGAGCGAGGTGGAGTTCGACGGGACCTGGGCGCGGCGGGTGGGCGAGGAGGGCCGGGGGGTGCGGACCATCATCGAGATGGTCGCGGCGACCCGGCTGGACTGTGTGATCGGCTCGGCCTCGCTGATGCGGCAGGCGCTGACGCAGGCCGTTCACCATACGGAGCACCGCTCCGCTTTCGGAGCGCCGCTCATCAAGCAGCCTCTGATGCGCAACGTGCTCGCCGACCTCGCCCTGGAGTCGGAGGCGGCCACCACCCTGACCCTGCGGCTCGCGGCGGCCTACGACGCGGGCACCGAGCAGGAGAAGGCCTTCCTGCGCCTCGCCGTGCCCGTGGCGAAGTACTGGGTGACCAAGCGCTGTACGCCGATGGTGGCGGAGGCCCTGGAGTGTCTGGGCGGCAACGGCTACGTCGAGGAGTCCGGGCTGCCGAGACTGCTGCGCGAATCCCCGCTGAACTCCATCTGGGAGGGCTCGGGCAACGTCCAGGCCCTCGACGTGCTCCGCGCCCTCCAGCGCGAGCCGCAGGCGCTCGGCGCCTTCCTCCAGGAGGTCGGCCTGGCCCGGGGCGCCGATCACCGGCTGGATTCGGCCATCAAGGACCTGCTGACGGAGCTCGCCGACCTGGAGGGCATCGAGGCGCGGGCCCGCCGGGTGGTGGAGCGCATGGCGCTCGTGCTGCAGGGTTCGCTGCTGGTTCGGTGGGCTCCGCCCGAGGTGGCGGACGCGTTCTGCGCCTCGCGCCTGGGCGGCGACTGGGGCGCGGCCTTCGGCACGCTCCCCCACAGCCTCGACCTCGGCGCGGTCGTGGAACGGGCGCGGATCGCGGGCTAGGGAGGGAGCCGCCGGGCTCCCCGTACGGTCCCCAAACCGTTCCGAGCCGGGATCCGAGCCCGTTGACCAGGAGCAGAGGTGGCGCCGCGCCGACTCGGCACCACCTCTGATCCGCTGAGCCCCGAGGAGGAGCTGTCACGCCGTCTGGCGGCGTCCGGACAGTTTCGGTCGGCCGACCGGGACTTGGCGAGAGTTGCATACCGTTGCAACCTTTGAGTCGACAGTCGCCCTTCGGGTGCCGGGGGAACGGCACGCGAGGACCATCGGGGCGGCTCGCTCAGTACGTCCTGTTCGACGGGGAGGTTCCGGTGGCCAATACCGCAGGCAGCGCGGTCGACGCGGCACGCATCTCGGCCATGGATGCGCGGGAGGCCGCGCGTCTGCTCAAGGGCGTGCGGGCGGCCGCGCTGGCCGGGGACCGGCCGCCGGCCGCGCCCAGACCGGAGATCGCGGAGTCCTGGCGCCGGATGATGGCCGGCGGGGTGCATCCGGACCGGGACGCGCGCTCGCGGATGCTCTCGGCCGCCGAGACCGAGGAGCGGCGGCACGTCTCGCCGCTGCGGGAGATCCTGCCGGTGCTCCGGGAGGGGCTGTTGCCGGCCCTTGACGAGGCCCTGCACATCATGGTCGTCGCCGACGCGGACGGGCGGCTGCTGTGGCGGGAGGGCCACTCCTCGATCCTGCGCAAGGCCGACCGGCTCGGCTTCGCGGTGGGCGCCGACTGGGACGAGGCCGTGGTCGGCACCAACGGGGTGGGCACGGCGCTCGTGAACCGCCGGCCCGTCCAGGTGTTCTCGGCGGAGCACTTCGTCTCCAGCCACCACGACTGGACCTGCGCGGGCGCACCCGTACGGGACCCGCGCGACGGACGCCTGCTGGGCGTGGTCGACGTCAGCGGGCCGCTGGCCACCATGCACCCGGCGACCCTGTCGTGGGTGAGCTCGGTGGCCCGGCTCGCGGAGCGGGAGCTGCGGATCCGGCACCTGGAGTCGCTGGAGCAGTTGCGTACGGTCGCGGCCCCGCTGCTGGCCCGGCTGCCGGGGCGGGCGCTCGCCGTGGACGCGAACGGCTGGACGGCCGCCGTCACGGGCCTGGTGCCCACCGAGCGGATCCCGCTGCCGAAGGGCTTCGGGCCGGGCCGGGTGTGGGTGCCGCAGCTCGGCGACTGCACGGTGGAGCCGCTGCCGGGCGGCTGGCTGCTGCGGATCGCACAGGACCGTACGAGCACGGCCGTCACGAGGGTGGTCCTCGACCTCAGCCGGGCCGGGGCCTGCTCGGCGACGGTGTACGGGGCCGCCGGAAGCTGGGCGCAGGAGCTCAGCCCGCGCCACGCGGAGCTGCTGTTCCTGCTGGCGGAGAGCCCGCGCGGGCGCTCCGCGGCGGAGCTGTCGGCGGAGCTGTTCGGGGATCCGACGCGCACGGTGACGGTCCGGGCGGAGATGTCCCGCGTACGCCGCTACCTCGCGGGCGTGCTGACCCACCGGCCGTACCGGTTCGCGCAGGACGTGGAGGTGGAACTGATCCGCCCGCAGGACCCGGCCGCGCTGCTCCCGCACTCCACCGCGCCCGCGGTGATCAGGGCCCGCCTGGGCCGGAGCGGCCCCGGCGTGGTTCCCTGACCTGCATGAGCACCATCACACTCACCACATGGTCCCTGGAAATGACCTCTCCGCAGGACCTGATACCGGCGGCCGTACCCGGCCCGGAGATCAGCATCGTGCGGTCGGAGGTCCCCTCCCCCGAGTTCAGCCGCTTCCTCTACGCCTCGGTCGGCGGTGACATCCACTGGACCGACCGGCTCTCCCTGACCCGCGCGCAGTGGGTGGAGCAGCTCGGGCGTCCGGGCGTGGAGACGTGGGTGGCGTACGACCGCGGAACCCCGGCGGGGTACGTGGAGCTCGACCCGCAGGACGACGGCGTGGTGGAGATCATGTACTTCGGCCTGCTTCCGGACTTCCGGGGCCGGCGGATCGGCGGGCACCTGCTG
This genomic window from Streptomyces sp. NBC_01351 contains:
- a CDS encoding YihY/virulence factor BrkB family protein; translated protein: MQPAKESFERIPGRPGRLHRARALYRNVSKRKMGWLLLKDTVNSCIEYRILGLAAEAAFFTLLSLPPLFLGLLGLLGYVDGWTNTESVQSIEENILRAVGTILSDRGVNEIARPMLDDVTGRGRPDLISLGFAFALWSGSRAVNVFIDTITVMYGLDGHRGIVKTRLLAFLLYIIALLIGAIVLPLMVVGPDAVVRLVPWGTDVIAVLYWPTVTLLSIVFLTTLYHVSVPVRSPWIEDVPGALVALAMWVLGSFLLRIYLTNTVEGPTIYGSLAAPVAVLLWIGISAFAVLVGAAVNAAIDRVWPSVATAAAREANERAREVEAAQLIARAAAWRALAEGESEDDEDGAMPSEFPERWSKFLPPEDYSSRLRKH
- a CDS encoding acyl-CoA dehydrogenase family protein; translation: MAATTHTVTNQAPPLVGHDVYGGDRALTEGVERHLASAEPELLGEAREELTALGRAAGSAQAQEWGVQANENPPKLRTHDRYGNRIDEVEFHPAWHRLLGHAVTSGLTDAWGRPAGHLRRAAGFFVWSQAEAGHGCPISMTHAAVPALRTDPELAAEWEPRLTSHVYEEGLRPPAQKGGVLFGMGMTEKQGGSDVRANTTRATALDASGEYLLTGHKWFCSAPMSDGFLVLAQAAPSGKDSLTCFLVPRVLPDGTRNVFAIQRLKDKLGNKSNASSEVEFDGTWARRVGEEGRGVRTIIEMVAATRLDCVIGSASLMRQALTQAVHHTEHRSAFGAPLIKQPLMRNVLADLALESEAATTLTLRLAAAYDAGTEQEKAFLRLAVPVAKYWVTKRCTPMVAEALECLGGNGYVEESGLPRLLRESPLNSIWEGSGNVQALDVLRALQREPQALGAFLQEVGLARGADHRLDSAIKDLLTELADLEGIEARARRVVERMALVLQGSLLVRWAPPEVADAFCASRLGGDWGAAFGTLPHSLDLGAVVERARIAG
- a CDS encoding GAF domain-containing protein, yielding MDAREAARLLKGVRAAALAGDRPPAAPRPEIAESWRRMMAGGVHPDRDARSRMLSAAETEERRHVSPLREILPVLREGLLPALDEALHIMVVADADGRLLWREGHSSILRKADRLGFAVGADWDEAVVGTNGVGTALVNRRPVQVFSAEHFVSSHHDWTCAGAPVRDPRDGRLLGVVDVSGPLATMHPATLSWVSSVARLAERELRIRHLESLEQLRTVAAPLLARLPGRALAVDANGWTAAVTGLVPTERIPLPKGFGPGRVWVPQLGDCTVEPLPGGWLLRIAQDRTSTAVTRVVLDLSRAGACSATVYGAAGSWAQELSPRHAELLFLLAESPRGRSAAELSAELFGDPTRTVTVRAEMSRVRRYLAGVLTHRPYRFAQDVEVELIRPQDPAALLPHSTAPAVIRARLGRSGPGVVP
- a CDS encoding GNAT family N-acetyltransferase, encoding MSTITLTTWSLEMTSPQDLIPAAVPGPEISIVRSEVPSPEFSRFLYASVGGDIHWTDRLSLTRAQWVEQLGRPGVETWVAYDRGTPAGYVELDPQDDGVVEIMYFGLLPDFRGRRIGGHLLTVGVARAWSLAERWPERQPTRRVWLHTCSEDGPTAMDNYQRRGFKVFKTETSEKEATEPPGPWPGA